One Leopardus geoffroyi isolate Oge1 chromosome C1, O.geoffroyi_Oge1_pat1.0, whole genome shotgun sequence DNA segment encodes these proteins:
- the SPP2 gene encoding secreted phosphoprotein 24, with translation MVTKMPILLVLGVNFLSCAGFPVYDYDPSSLREALSASVAKVNAQSLSPYLFRAFRGSIKRVYVLDQDSLSMDLEFGIRETTCRRESGEDPSTCDFQRGYYMPAVVCRSTVRMSAEQVRDVWVRCHWSSSSESDSSEEMGFGDILGSSTWRNLYLPGLSPDKSRSERSERSLESLRRIFPPGNRGYPYKGHRTRTNAGFE, from the exons ATGGTGACGAAGATGCCCATTCTTCTGGTTCTTGGAGTGAACTTCCTGTCTTGTGCAG GTTTCCCCGTGTATGACTACGACCCGTCCTCCTTGCGGGAAGCCCTCAGCGCGTCCGTGGCCAAAGTCAACGCCCAGTCCTTGAGTCCGTACCTGTTTCGAGCCTTCAGGGGCTCAATTAAAAGG GTCTATGTCCTGGACCAGGATAGCTTGAGCATGGACCTAGAGTTTGGCATTCGGGAGACAACATGCAGGAGAGAATCTGGAGAAGACCCTTCTACCTGTGACTTCCAAAGGGGCTACTACATG ccAGCAGTTGTTTGCAGAAGCACGGTGCGGATGTCTGCCGAGCAGGTGCGGGACGTGTGGGTTCGCTGCCACTGGTCGTCCAGTTCTGAGTCTGACAGCAGCGAAGAG ATGGGTTTTGGGGACATATTGGGATCCTCTACATGGAGAAATCTGTACCTACCTG GTCTCAGTCCTGACAAGTCCAGAAGCGAACGCAGTGAACGGTCGCTCG AGAGCCTGAGAAGGATCTTTCCTCCCGGGAACCGAGGGTACCCGTACAAGGGGCACAGAACAAGGACAAACGCTGGCTTTGAGTAA